The following proteins are encoded in a genomic region of Arachis ipaensis cultivar K30076 chromosome B02, Araip1.1, whole genome shotgun sequence:
- the LOC107627267 gene encoding uncharacterized protein LOC107627267: protein MEKRAIAYFSEKLNGAPLNYSTYDKELYALVRALEVWHHYLLPKEFVVHTEHESLKHLKGQAKLNKRHAKWIEFLESFPYGIAYKQGKENVVPDTSSGRYSLITTLTSKFLGFECMKKLYATDSDFAFIYAACEHGAHNKFYKYDGFLFWENRIYVRTCSIRELLVLESHSGGLIAHFGVHKTLDVLSEHFYWPQCAVRTPHSHTTVPASALGRPSNT from the coding sequence ATGGAAAAGCGAGCAATCGCCTATTTCAGTGAGAAGTTGAATGGAGCCCCTCTCAACTACTCAACTTATGATAAGGAACTTTATGCCTTGGTGAGAGCTTTGGAAGTGTGGCACCATTATTTGCTACCTAAAGAATTTGTGGTGCATACTGAACATGAATCCCTCAAACATTTGAAGGGCCAAGCGAAGTTGAACAAGAGACATGCAAAATGGATAGAATTCCTTGAATCCTTTCCATATGGAATCGCCTATAAGCAAGGTAAAGAGAATGTGGTTCCTGATACATCATCTGGAAGGTATTCCTTAATCACAACCCTTACTTCTAAGTTTTTAGGTTTTGAGTGTATGAAGAAATTGTATGCAACTGATTCTGATTTTGCCTTTATCTATGCTGCATGTGAACATGGTGCACATAACAAATTCTATAAGTATGATGGTTTTCTATTTTGGGAAAATAGGATTTATGTACGTACTTGTTCTATTAGGGAGCTACTTGTTCTAGAATCACATAGTGGGGGTTTGATAGCTCATTTTGGTGTGCATAAGACTTTGGATGTTTTATCTGAGCATTTTTACTGGCCCCAATGTGCAGTACGAACCCCACACTCTCATACAACAGTAcctgcaagtgcactgggtcgtccaagtaatacctaa